The Cutaneotrichosporon cavernicola HIS019 DNA, chromosome: 5 DNA segment CGAGGTCTGGTCCCGCGGGTTCCATAGCCAGAATCTCTTTTCCAGCAGCCGTAAACCCAACTGAGACGGGACAGAACACCTTATCGGCCCATGGAATCTGTGCGGTGAAATGTTCCGTCTTGCCGGTCGGGAACCGCCATAGCCACGAGCTCAACGCCGCTCTCTGGGCGGCATAATCGCCTGGTCCAGTGAGGAACTGGGCGAGGACCGAGAGGATAAATGCCTGCGGCTCATACATGGTCACGTTGCCGGCCAGGGCGCGTGCCATCCATTGTGTCGGGGGCGCCATCTCAGCTTGGGTGTGTTCGAGCCCGCCGTCGTCTTCGGGGTCTAAAGGACCATCGTAGTCCAGAGGTAGGAGGTAGAGGTACATCTGGACTGAAAAGCGTTTGGGGAAACCGGGCGGCGTTATCCATCTCGTGAAGGGAATCAGAGCGTCTAGATATTAGCTTTGCATAGAAAAACAACTCACCAAGCTCaggctcggcgccgagatCTTTGAGCCAGTCGGTAAACTTGACTTGCTCGCCATGGACAGCTTTACGCATTTCCCTCCGCGTATGGTTGGGAAGATCGATCAGGCGCGCCGTCTTAGGATCCCTGGCGAGGAGTACACCACTTTCCTCAAACGTTTCACGGATCGCACAGAGGCGATACGTCGTGCTGTCGACGTGTCGACGCGGGTCGCCGGGTGGAGGTACAGGTCCATCTATCTCCTCCGTCACCTTGCCACCGGGAAACACGTGCGCTGAGGGAAAGGCTGATGCCGTGCGCACACGGTGCAGCATGAGCACCTCGTTGGTGGGCGAGATGAGCACAACACTCGAGTCAGCACACGACAGCATGTCCACACTTACCTCCCCGAAGGTATTGGCTCGGCATTCTTGGGCTGGGTCGACATGGCAGCGTACAGTCTGGCGGTGACTGGCCTGAGCCAAAGTGCAGGCGCACGGAGCATTGAGTGGCCGATGGACTTTGGGCAACGGTTGAAAGTGTAACCGGAGGAGAGGTCTTGGTGGAGGTAACTCAGGCACTGACGGATGTGACCGCCTGTATGGATCTGTGGCACGGAGATGCCAGTGAGCTCAGTCCTGGTCACCACTGTCGTATGCACGAGTAGGAGGCGTCCAGAGACTCTTCGGTCGCGTTGCCCTGTTACTCTCGCCTCCTAAAGCCTGCATCTCACTCGCATTCATCATATCATGTCGTGCCATGTCCAAATCGAATCTCGATCCTAGAATAACCCAGCGATACTGTACAGATACAATATTTCCTAAAACCCGTAATACTTGCTCGATCATTTACCTGTTACCTGTTACCTATACAATCAGAAAAGtccgtcctcgtcaaccgCCACGGGTGGAAGACGAACCGATAAGTCTGGCCCGATAGTTGTGTACTCTGGCGGCGGGGTGCGTCGGAATCCCCGGTGGTCGTAGTTGTCTATGATATGGTTGCTGCCCAGCTCCGAGCTGGGCAGCGAAATTGGCTCGGCCTCCACTGTCAGCTGATCGCGCAGGCCAATGGGCCGGGCGTTGGCCCGAGGTTggggagtgaggaggtcgtcgagcctGAGAATGTCGTGCGGCCCAACAGGTCGTGGACGAGGGGCGGGGTTCGGCATCCCGcctcggggttggggttgagaCTGCGACACTCCCAGCTTGTGAATGGATGTGCGcggagagtgagagtgagtcCCTGCACGCGCTGAGAGGTCTCCTATGGGCCCTGGGCGGGATTGGAGCCACTCGGGAGCGCCTTGCATCCAGCCGAAATGCGATGGGGTGGGTTCTGCAGTTTTCTCCGGACGGGTGTGCTCTGCTGGGTTCTCCGGACGGGTGGGAGAGTCCGCGGGGCTGGGAACTCGCATAGTCCCCTTTGGGCTGATGGCTGGCGACTGGGCGGGGGTCGAGGGGAACAAGTACATGTCGTTGCGATGGGACATTGGGAGATGCTCTGCGCTCGCAATCTCGGAaacatcgtcgtcgtcttcgacGTCCAGAGTGCTGAGGGCCGCTTGCAATGCTTTGATCTTTGCCGCAAGAGCGGCGCGCACCTCGGCATCGCCACCTGCGGCCCTGGttcgcggcgtcgacatcTGGGACGGCGGCCCAGCGAAGTCCAAGTTGTAGTGCGGCAGCTCGGGCGAACGGGaaggcgacgaggtcagccgcggccgaggcgacggCCATGCATGGACAGGATCATGCTCTGGGCGGGGCGGGACCAAGGTGCGTGGCACAGGGGGATCGGACCGCGTACGAGGCGGGGCGAAGGCGCGTGGTGCCGCGGGGTCAGAGAGGGTGCGCGGTGGGCCCTCAAAGTGTGAGATGGTCGACGGGGAGTCTGATGAGCGCGTTCTCAAGCTCGTGTGCCTGGCTGGAGCGTGGGCTGGTCGCGGCGGAAGTGTCTGTGCCTCAAACAGTTGGGCGATCtgttcctcgacctcctcttGAGGCGAGAGTCTGCGCCTGGGA contains these protein-coding regions:
- a CDS encoding uncharacterized protein (nudix family hydrolase) is translated as METFKGETAHEIGVELDRTDLLDPSSVQAALVAVKTYALAKMRKSKSNAVGQPGGKLEVLERKYGNAGYHDIFYLARLELQFPPSNVPLPHPSPAVTRRLEAAGFPFWDNLLVLPPTRPASISSGSTVSAKTVNPPRARSNSSLTFAPAISARSAYKIPGALLAIAPQPRKTATVSTRSALKVPGALLNPPPPPDDMPFNSKKTGKAFGKAFGRSFTAMYATAGVVPVSVATPAHTRMQVHPTSVPKSDRDEQGDDARDRTEKDHQSTSDEPVRHIPTKSVRDSPAEVTRVPQYSSDQVPSERHLSSHLRPPLPQQDSRPESGLLPDNSSVVPGVGYRDEKHAIMTSSVLGPVDSDRNAGRWPDHTYANTKHSWGSQMHSLGEEDDNIRQLFNALPPDAQALAYARLAEQRERKQQAATNRNQVVMTEREAEACIEQELREKGRAREERKRLQQGHGKSGHVDKPDCDNWDAYDGAYLSSPAGRMVPPVPSRQQSADTAALQRQVSNTRRVPAGPRRRLSPQEEVEEQIAQLFEAQTLPPRPAHAPARHTSLRTRSSDSPSTISHFEGPPRTLSDPAAPRAFAPPRTRSDPPVPRTLVPPRPEHDPVHAWPSPRPRLTSSPSRSPELPHYNLDFAGPPSQMSTPRTRAAGGDAEVRAALAAKIKALQAALSTLDVEDDDDVSEIASAEHLPMSHRNDMYLFPSTPAQSPAISPKGTMRVPSPADSPTRPENPAEHTRPEKTAEPTPSHFGWMQGAPEWLQSRPGPIGDLSARAGTHSHSPRTSIHKLGVSQSQPQPRGGMPNPAPRPRPVGPHDILRLDDLLTPQPRANARPIGLRDQLTVEAEPISLPSSELGSNHIIDNYDHRGFRRTPPPEYTTIGPDLSVTGNRLYAAMSTQPKNAEPIPSGSVVLISPTNEVLMLHRVRTASAFPSAHVFPGGKVTEEIDGPVPPPGDPRRHVDSTTYRLCAIRETFEESGVLLARDPKTARLIDLPNHTRREMRKAVHGEQVKFTDWLKDLGAEPELDALIPFTRWITPPGFPKRFSVQMYLYLLPLDYDGPLDPEDDGGLEHTQAEMAPPTQWMARALAGNVTMYEPQAFILSVLAQFLTGPGDYAAQRAALSSWLWRFPTGKTEHFTAQIPWADKVFCPVSVGFTAAGKEILAMEPAGPDLEGQGRGGDYDRVVLVNDWVKSSRHIEVRLRDQVEAEGLASTPPKSRV